In the genome of Globicephala melas chromosome 3, mGloMel1.2, whole genome shotgun sequence, one region contains:
- the GNA15 gene encoding guanine nucleotide-binding protein subunit alpha-15 — MARSLTWSCCAWCLTEDEKSAARIDQEINKILLEQKKRDRGELKLLLLGPGESGKSTFIKQMRIIHGAGYSEEERKSFRSLVYQNIFVSMQSMIEAMERLQIPFSWPESKHRANLIMSQDPYRVTTFEKHYAVAMQWLWRDSGIRACYERRRDFHLLDSAVYYLSNLDRIMEEGYIPTSQDVLRSRMPTTGINEYCFSVQKTNLRIVDVGGQKSERKKWIHCFENVIALIYLASLSEYDQCLEENNQENRMKESLALFGTILELPWFKSTSVILFLNKTDILEEKIPTSHLATYFPSFQGPKQDTEAAKKFILDMYTGMYTSCVDGADGSRKGSRSRRLFSHYTCATDTQNIRKVFKDVRDSVLARYLDDINLL, encoded by the exons ATGGCCCGCTCGCTGACCTGGAGCTGCTGCGCCTGGTGCCTGACCGAGGACGAGAAGTCGGCGGCCCGGATCGACCAGGAAATCAACAAGATCCTCCTGGAGCAGAAGAAGCGGGACCGAGGGGAGCTGAAGCTGCTGCTGTTGG gccctggcgAGAGCGGGAAGAGCACGTTCATCAAGCAGATGCGCATTATCCACGGGGCGGGCTACTCGGAGGAGGAACGCAAGAGCTTCCGGAGCCTGGTCTACCAGAACATCTTCGTGTCCATGCAGAGCATGATTGAGGCTATGGAACGGCTGCAGATCCCCTTCAGCTGGCCCGAGAGCAAG CACCGGGCCAACCTGATCATGAGCCAGGACCCCTACAGGGTGACCACCTTCGAGAAGCACTACGCCGTGGCCATGCAGTGGCTGTGGAGGGACTCCGGCATCCGCGCCTGCTATGAGCGCCGGCGCGATTTCCACCTGCTCGACTCGGCAGTGTA CTACCTGTCAAATCTGGACCGCATCATGGAGGAGGGCTACATCCCTACCTCGCAGGACGTGCTCCGCAGCCGCATGCCCACCACCGGCATCAACGAGTACTGCTTCTCCGTGCAGAAAACCAACCTGCG GATCGTGGACGTCGGGGGCCAAAAGTCAGAACGCAAGAAGTGGATCCACTGCTTCGAGAATGTGATCGCCCTCATCTACCTGGCCTCGCTGAGTGAATACGACCAGTGTCTGGAGGAAAACAACCAAGAG AACCGAATGAAGGAGAGCCTGGCCCTGTTTGGCACCATCCTGGAACTGCCCTGGTTCAAAAGCACTTCCGTCATCCTCTTCCTCAACAAAACTGACATCCTAGAGGAGAAgatccccacctcccacctggcTACCTACTTCCCCAGTTTCCAGG GCCCGAAGCAGGACACGGAGGCAGCCAAGAAGTTCATCCTGGACATGTACACCGGCATGTACACCAGCTGTGTGGACGGCGCAGACGGGAGCAGGAAGGGCTCTCGCTCCCGCCGCCTCTTCAGCCACTACACGTGCGCTACGGACACACAGAACATCCGCAAGGTCTTCAAGGACGTGCGGGACTCAGTCCTGGCCCGCTACCTGGACGACATCAACCTGCTGTGA